The genomic stretch CGATCGCTACTTTATAAGCTCCAGAGGTTTCATTTCCATCAGCAGGACGAAATACCATTAAATCAGGAATTAAACGTAAAGAAGCAACGTGCTCGACGGGTTGGTGAGTAGGGCCATCTTCTCCCAATGCGATCGAATCATGAGTCATGACCCAAATAACTTGTGCTTCAGATAATGCAGAAAGACGGATGGAATTTCTCATGTAGTCAGTGAAGACTAAAAAGGTCGCACCGTAAGGAATTAAACCAGTGTTATGGAGAGAAATTGCATTACAAATCGCACCCATAGCGTGTTCCCGTACACCGAAATGGACGTTACGATTTTCATAAGCACCTTTTTGGAAATCTCCAGATACATGGATTTCCGTTAAGTTGGAGTGAGTTAAATCCGCCGAACCACCAATTAACTGAGGTAATACTTTGCCGATCGCATTTAAGCAATTTTCAGAATGTTTACGACTTGCTAAAGGCTTGTCTTCAGGGGTGTAGGATGGTAAGCAATCCGCCCAATTTTCAGGAAGTACACCAGAGGTAATGGTTTCAAATTCTTTAGCTTCGGTAGGATACTTAGTTTTGTAGGTAGCAAGAGTTTGATTCCATTCTGCTTCTAAACTTGCACCCTTTTCGATCGCTTTGCGGAAATGACTATATACTTCATCAGGCACAACAAAAGGATCATAATTCCAACCTAAATTTTTACGGGTAGCTTCTACTTCGTCACCCCCTAAAGCAGCACCATGTACTCCAGCAGTATTAGCTTTTTTAGGAGAGCCATAACCGATCGTAGTAGTAACTTTGATCATGGAGGGTTTGTCCGTAACAGATTTAGCTTCAGCAATAGCGGCGGCGATCGCATCTAAGTCAGTATTACCATTTTCTACATGGAGAACGTGCCAACCATAAGCCTCAAAACGCTTAGATACATCTTCAGTAAAAGCGATGTCTGTGCTACCATCGATCGAAATGTGGTTATCATCATATAAAGCGATAAGTTTGCCTAAACCCCAATGTCCTGCTAAAGAGGCCGCTTCTCCAGAAATACCTTCCATGTTGCAACCATCACCAAGAATAACGTAGGTGTAATGATCGATTAAAGTACAATCAGGCTTGTTATATTTTGCTCCTAAATGAGCCTCAGCCAAAGCTAAACCAACACCATTAGCGATACCTTGTCCAAGAGGGCCCGTAGTTACTTCAACACCGGCAGTTACAAAGTTTTCAGGATGTCCGGGAGTTTTAGATTTCCACTGACGGAATTGTTTTAAATCTTCAATAGTAACGCTATCATAACCAAATAAATGTAATAAAGAATATTGAAGCATAGAACCATGACCAGCAGAAAGAACAAATCTATCTCTGTTTATCCACTGAGGATTTTTGGGATTAAAACGCATGAATTGATCCCAGAGAACAAAAGACATAGGAGCTGCGCCCATAGGTAAACCCGGATGTCCTGATTTAGCTTTTTCAACGCCATCGATGGAGAGAAAACGAATAGCATTAACGCAGAGTTCTTGAATAGATTGGGTTGCAACCACCATAATTAATTTTAAATTTAACTAAATATACATAACTTGATCAGTTAGCCTATATCTTCTCATTGTTTAGCAGAGATCGCAAGAAGCTAAGAAATAAATTTCATATTTTAAATTTAATTGATTAAGAAGCCAATTTTACCTGTTAGTGATCCTTGTTCACTTGAGTTCGAGAAAAAATCCTTGATGTAGGTAAGTTTTAGGGTTTATGATTTAGGGTTTAGATTCTAAAAATACCAAATCTGATTGAATTATTTAATTAAATTAATCTAAGTAAAATCAATTGTTAACAGTTTTTCATCAATTATTTACCCAATACCTAACAACTAATACCTTGCTATTACCCATACATTTTGCATCGAACTAAGGTTTTGTTGTTTTAAAATGATCTATGAGTTCCTTGTCAATTTATTCTAAGAAAGACATTATAACAAGGCTCGATCGAGTTTTGGTCAACATAAAAAATCAATTCTCCCCTTTCCTTTTGGAGAGGGGGTAGGGTGAGAAAATCAAAGTTAGGCTGAAAAAGTAAAGTTGAAAACAGCGTCATTAAAGTCATTGTCGCTGATAGCTAAATTACCGGGTAAATCTTCAAAACCAAAGGTATTATTACCTAAATTTTTTAGATGTTCCGAAGCATCAGGATTAGCATTACCAAAGCTAAAATAAGCTACAGCATGAGTCATAAAGTTTTCTGCTGTTGCGCCTTGATTGTTGGGATTTTCTAGCAAAAATGCAGTAATACCATCTTCGAGAGTGCCTCCCGCAGGAATAAATCTTCCACCATTGGCAATAACAAAGGGAGCATATACTTCATTATCTTCGATAATAACATCTCCAAATTCTGATGCCGTGGTGTTTTTGCTACTGTCTCCATCAGCACCTAGTTGTAAAATGAAATTATCAGCAATATTGTTAAGGGCTGTTCTGGCATAACCTGCATCACCGGGTAATAGTACATCCGTAACTGAACCATCCCCATCGAGATCCAAAGTATCACGCACTGCCCCCCTACCATTTTCGACTTTGTAAAGTCCAATCAAGTTATGAAATAGTGCATCTGTTTCCTCTAATGCCGTTTCTTCTACACTACCTTTAGTATCGGAAGCAGTATTATAAAGGAGAGTACCTTCTTCCCCTGTCTCTGTTTCTCTGAAATAGGCAAGGGCGGTATTTCCTACATTATAAAGAGCTTCAGGATCGAATACCTCATTAAGACTGTTAGCAAAGGATAACGCAAGGGGAGTAGGAGGAGTTACTTCCGTAAGAGATTCAAGGGCGGTTTGATCTAAACCATTAACTTCATTGCCTTCCCCTTGGAAGAAATTTTGCCAGAAAATATCTGTGTCGGTGTTAAAACCCGTTTCTTCATCTCCCTCGATAATGAGATCATCGTTGAATCGGACAAATTTTAACTCTGTATTAGCAATGGGTTGATCACTTTCATCTTGTAAAATTAGTTTATTACTACCAGCATCATCTATGACGATCGAACCTGTGGAGTTTTGATAATTTAACTTGAAAGTGTCGTTATCTTCTCCTCCCCGTAATATCGTACGGGGTGCATTGATAATGAAGGTATCATCTCCGCTACCACCATCCACTTGATTAAAAAGACTTTGAGCAGTCAGAACTAATGTATCATCGCCTTCCTCTCCATAGAGAGCATCTTTAATTCCTGTGGTATCGTTAGGTTCGATCGCTTCAATGTAGTCGTCTCCTGCTTTGCCATAGACAATATCACCACCGCCCAAAACAGCAATTCGATCGTCTTGTGCCGTGCCATAGACGAAGTCGTCATAAACCGTGCCAGTATATTCTGTGACATCTTCGGGAAGTTCAGCATATTTTCCGATACCCGGATCTTCTTCTGTTTCTGCTAATACCGCAGAAGCTTGTTGTGAATCTCCACTGTCAGCAACCCGTAAAGATGATGCACCGTTGATAATATTGCCAAATTGATCAACTTCATAAATTTTGGAAGAAAAAGGAGTCGCACTTTGTACTTCCCAAGTACCTGTTTGATTGATAATGGCGGCTTGAACATCGGGTCCCCAAGCATCGGTAGCGCCACTGTCATTAAATGCCCATTGACTGACATCCAGATTTGGAAAATAGGTTTGGTTGTTACCATACATCCAATCTTGAGTCGCCCCTAAATATGCCGTTTCCCAAACATCAACTATAGGGACAGAAAGCGGTAATACCTCATTGTTGTTACCATCAGGATATAATTCAATAGGTTCTGAACCAAAATCTACATCACTCTCGGGTATAAAAGCATTAGTATTTCCCTCAAGAGTAACAATGAAAGTATAGGGTATGGTTGCTTTGGCAGTTTCACCAACTAGAACTACTTGATATATTTTACCCGAAGGTACATTCACTGGTACTGCTAATGATGTAGTAGTGGTGGTTACGGTCGAAGTTGTATCAGATTGAGCCAGAGAGTAGGTAGCAGAAAGACTAAATGTCACACTCTCTGTTTCTTCTGCTAAAATCTCATTTTCTTTCACGGAGAAAGAAGCGGAAACTCCCGCAGTAAAGGCTTCGCTACTGGTTTTTGTAATAGTTTGACCTACAGCATAGGAAATACTCAAAGTTGCCGTTTCGGCTAGAGTTTCCAAACCATTAGAATTATCGATTGTAATTGGTGCACTTGTTAAACCAGTGGGAATATATACAGCATTAGCTGTGTCAAAGTTTTGAGTAACGCTATCAGTTAACCCACCATATAAACCTCCCGAATATTCGGAAGGAGTAAATTCGGGGCTAGTGGTATCCCATTCTCCATTACCATCAGGATTTGTATAATCTGTGTCCTGCGTCAGCCAAAAGTCGAAAAGAATGGGCTTAATATAAGAGGGATCAACATAACTTAATGCCATATATTATGTAAGATTTTTATTTAAGTAAGGGTTTCTATGTAAGTGTTCATTTCTCCATGATAAATGATCGATTGAAGATTAACCTTAACTTTCTTCTTTTTTCAGTATTTAATTAATAATACAGCGTTAATTATTTTAGGTCGTTTCATCAATTAAATCTATAATTCTTCTATGAATAAAGGTTTCAGTCTTGTGTCTTTAACAATTTAAAATAAGCAGAAATATTGATCTAACAAGGTTTTCACCGATAAATAATGACACTGTCTAAACTTTCAATTTAACCTTAATATCTACTTTAGGTTTTTTAATCTTATTAATTTTTTATGTTTATCATCACTTTCACTGAAATATTAATTTTATGTATTGGAGGAACTATATTTAGTTTTCGTAAGGAAGAAAAATTATCAGAGTCTATAGCTAAAGGACTGTTTTTTACTCTTTTAATTCTTTCTTTTTCTTTTCAATTCTCGTTTTTATTAAACAATCCTAATATATCGTTTTTAATAGAGATAATTACTATTATTTTTTGTTTATATATTTTAAAAAAAGATTTTCAAAGATTTAACAGAGGTTTTAAAATCATTAAATTATTTTATCTTAAATATAAAATTACTATTAGCATCCTTTTAATTGTTTGGGGTTATTTATTTTTACAAGCAATATTATTACCTCCATCCAACTGGGATAGCATGACTTATAATTTAGCTAGGGTATTGCTATTTCAACAAGAAAAATCATTATTTTTAACGGAAGTATCTTTAGAAAGTCAAGCTATTTTTCCTGTAGGCTCAGATATATTGCACCACTCTTTTTTGAGATTTTATACTGACTACGGTATCGGTATTTTCAGTTTCATTGCTTATTTAATCATATCTTTTGGTACTTATAGTTTAGCTCGTCGATATGCTTCTCAAGAACATTCTCTTATCGCAACTTTAGTGATTGCTAGTTTACCTGAATTAGTTTTACAATCAACCTCTACAAAAAATGATATTTTAACGGCTTCTGTGGCATTATTTTGTTTTATTTTAGCTTATAGATTATTAACAAATATTAATGTAGAAGATCTAGTTTTATTACCCATTAGTTTATCTTTTGGCATTTCTTGTAAAACCATTTTTATTGCTTTTACTTTGCCATTTGTTATTATTTTTTCATACCTTCTTATTAAAGAATATTCATGGCAATATTTGCTAAAAACTATTATCAAGTATAAAGACTTTTTTTTAGTCAGTATTTTACCTATTTTCGTGTTTTTACCATTATTTACTTTTTATCATAATTATAATCATTTTGGTTCTTGGAATGGTTCTGAAGAATTTGCAGATTTACATAAACAAACTGATGGTATAAAAGGAACTTTAGGTAATTTAGTGAGATATATTTTTCAAAGTATCGATTCTTTAGAACCCTTAGAATTAACCTCTAAATATGTTACTGAAAAAATATTAGATCACGAAGCATATACTATCACAGATTATTTAATGAAATTTTATAATAATACTTTTCATCTGATATTTGGACATAGTGGAATTATGAAATCTCCTTTATTTCCTCTGATTAGTAATAATGATGGTATTCCTTTTTTTATTTTAAGGGCAATGACGGAGGATATTAGTTGGTTTGGAATTTTAGGATTTATCTTAGTTATTCCTTGTATAATTTATGGAGTTTTTCAAAGAGATTTATTTTTAAAAGCCGTTAGTATAAATTTAATTAGTTATAGTTTAATTTTATGTAATCAATTAGCCTGGCAACCTTGGGCTAATCGTTTTTTTTCCCTATTTTTTGGTACTTCAGGAGTTTTAATAGCATATTTATTTACTAATATTAAATTAAATAAGTTTCTAGGAAAATTAATAACTCTAATTTCAATATTTACTTTAATATATGTGGCTACTTTTAATAATCCTAAACCGCTTTTAAAAGAGCCATTTGAAGTAACCAATCTAACAGATTTTAATCCTCTCCATTGGACAAAATCTATTAGAGAAAAAAGTATTTGGAGTAAAACTAATCTGGGAAAAAATAGAACTTTTTATTTTGATATTCATGGTTTTCCCCCTGTTAATATTCTCAGTAAATATATCGTTGATAATTCTAAGGTAGCATTAATTACTACTCATGATACATGGATTTATCAATATCTTTTTTATAATCCTAATTTTAAAATAATTCCCTTTTCTTATAAAGATATTAATCTTGTGGATAAAATTAATAATATTTATAATATTGATTATATATTTTGTTTGGATGTAGATAATAATTGCCAAAATTTAGGTAATAATAATGAAGTATTATGGCGTTCTGAAAAAGGGAAAAAAGGTGTTATATTTCAATTTTTGGGAATTGTTGGACAGAAGAATTGATTAGTACTATACAAAGATTGATTTTATCAATAGGACTTACATACCGGCTCCCTTACTTTCCATAAAAATAAAATTACTCCTCAATACTTGGGTTTGGAGTGGTGAAAAAACTATTTTTGTGTAAAGTCCTGATCAAGTTTTTTGTAAAGAGAAGAAAATTTTTATGGTTGTTTTATAGTATTTATGATAAATTCAGATAAAATAAATTCCAAATTTTTTATATAAATTTGTAAAAAGTCAAGTAAATTTTACAATTCTTTATATTTATCTAAATGTGTTATTAATAGATGGTGAAAAGACAAAACTATGATATTCTAGTTATCGTCAGTTGAGTTGTGAGAATAATAAAAAAATGCAAGTTAATGATTTAGGTTTTGTTGCCACTCTTTTATTTGTGCTTGTTCCTACGGTTTTTCTCTTGATTTTATATATTCAAACAGGAAAAAACGAGGCTTAATAAACATCTTTATCAAAAAATTGGATAATCAACTATTATTGTTGTTATCTGAAAATGAGGAGTTTTTACTAGGATCAGATCACTCTTGATTGTAGTTTCTTTCAAACTATTTTTCCTAGTTTTTCTCTCTCAATTTTCTCTGTTTTTGTCTTCTTCGATCATAATATTTCCCCCATCCGCGCCATGATAAAGGATAATTGATTTTCCCCTCATCAAGAATCCATTGAACATAAGTATTACTATTAGGGCCGGGATAATAACGATAAAGATAATTATAAGGATAGTTAAAAGGACTCGATCGAATAATTCGGATTAACTTTTGTGCTTCTTCTCCTTGCCATTGTTTTTCGAGCCAACTATCACCATTACCCACTCCACGAGTTACCCCCATCAAATTTTTGTGCAAATGTCCCCAACTACTACTTACTAAATTTTGACTTTGCCAAATTTCCCATCTTTCTTGTTTATCATCAATAATTACAAACCAATAATGAACAGCAATATAACCAATAAAAGGAATTTTTGCCCCTCGTAAATCAACATTTAAAACCATAATTATCTGAGTAAAATAGACGGCGTTGCTGAATTAAGGTATGATTGTTAGATAAAGCGATCAAATTTATTAGAAATCAAAAAATGATCAAATGCCCCGAGTGCAGTTCTATGCACATTAACAAAAATGGAATGAAAAGAGGAAAGCAAAATCATCTTTGTGTTGATTGTGGTAGACAGTTTATTAATCCACAACCATAGAATTGTTATTTTTATGTAACTGATGGTTGGAAGGTATATCCTAATTTTATCCCAGAGGGGACCAAATCATCAGTAAAACTTATATGACAAGGGTTGAAGGAGAAAATACGAGATTGAGGCACTATCTAGCCAGATTACAGAGAAAAACCCTTTGCCATTCCAAGTCTGTCGAAATGCGGAAATATTCAATCTCACTTTTGATTCATTATTTTAAATTCCAAGATATTCCCATACCTTATCGAGGTGAGGTGCGATCGTGCAGTGCCGCCAAAGGTGATCGCTTTATCTAACAATCATACCTTAATTCAGCAATGCCCACTACAAATTTTTTGTAATATTTAGTCTTATTGTAAATCACTGTAGAGTAATATTTAAAAATAGTTACAATTTCTTAACAATCATAAAGCTGATTCTTCTTAACCTCTGTTAATAAAAGATGAATTAAAGGTGGGCAATGCCCACCCTAGTGGTTTAAGCTAATGCTTCAAACGCAATTCCCTCTTGAGTAAAGCTAGAGTAATTTTGTACGATACTTTGACGTTCTTCGTTCCCTACAAGGATATAGCCACCGGGTACAGTAGAAAAACGATAAATATCTTCGCCTTGTTGTGCATCTGCACCATAGGTATAGAATGCTAAACCTTCTTGTACAAAGCCAAAGTTATTGTTATTTAAGAGGTTTTGACGTTCTTCTTCCCCTACATATAAGTAAGAGCCTGTCAGATTTGTATTACGGAAACGATAGATGGGAGTTAATTCGTCATCATCTTCAAAAGACGCTTTGAATGCTTCTCCTTCTTCCACAAAACCGAAGTTACTCTGTAAGATACTTTGTCTTTCTTCTGCTCCAACATAGAGATAAGTACCATTTCCTGTACGGAAGCGATAAATTTGATCGTTTAATAAAGGATCAGTGTCATCGAGGATGGTATCATCACGGAAGTTGAGGTTTTGGATACGGGTATCTTCGGAAATCGGGGTGTCAGCTTCGTTAAAGGCTTCTTGTGCAGTGGGATGAAACTCAGCTAAATATTCAGCTAAGGCATCTTGTTCACCAGCAATGGGCAAATTAGAGTTATTGGGTAAGCCTTCAGGGGTTAAGGTATCAAGTCTGACGACATTTTCAAAGTAGAAAGCAGGATAACCGTCACCTCCAGTAGCTAAAAAGTCGAGAATTACCATTTTATAGGTAGCATTGGGATCAACTTTAAATTCACCATCAGAGAAAATAACTTCTTTTGTGCCGTCTTCACGGTTTAAAACTAAGTTTTGGATTCTTTCCCCAGCCACTTCAACACCTGTTGCCAATCCATTATCATCACGGATAAACTCGATCGCAGTATTATCAGGATCAAAGCTAAAGCTAAAACCGCCAATCTGTCCGAATTGTCCGGGGGTTGCACCTTCTGCCCATTGTGCCACAAAATGCTCTGCTAAGTCTTTGATGCCTTGAGCGGAAATATCTGCAACGGAGAGTATATTGTTAAAACGCAAGGAGTTTTCAATGTCTAATTGAGAAACGTCTCCTTCTTCTTTACCTACTGCTAGATTAGCTTGGGGAGGTAATTGTACTAACTCGTTTGTGCCACCATCAATGAAGGATACTCCAATTTGATCTCGGATACCACCGCCATTTTTCACGGAAATATCAATATCAAAGTCATATTGTTCGGCATACCAAAGGTTTGCATCGGCGGTTAAGTTACCGAGGTTGGTTTCTTCGGTGCGCACACTAGAACGAAAACCGTTAAGCCATACTTCTGTATTGCCAAAAATAGTGCCATCTTTGCTGTTAATGAAGTCACCGACGTTATCGACAACTGCCACTACCTCCGGATTAGCAACTTCTTTTACTTGCTCAAAAGTGGTAATATCTTCTTCGTAAAGTCGATCGACACCCTCAATATCTGTGGCAAAAGTACCGCTATCATCGCCAATTTCGATAATTTGACCATTAGGATCAAATTCTACAATTAACTGTCCTAAATAACGATAATTAGCCCCCGTATTGATTAAATAAACGTCATTACCATCAGCATCTTGGAATACTTGAGGATAAGGTTGCAATAACTCAGGGGGAGTTTGGGTTTCATCTTCACGGAGAGGATCATCTGTATTCGCCATAACACGATGAGAACCACCGCCCATGATAATATCAACACCAGTGAGTTTAGTTGCCAAAGCCTGTTCAATCTCAAACTGTTGTAAGTGAGTCATCAAGACAATTTTATTGATACCTTGACTAATTAACTCATCCACAAAGGGTTGAATATTATCGGCTAAAAGTTGAGCGTTAACCTCAATATCTCGACTGTTAGGATCTGTTAACATGGTGATACCACCGATATTGGCAATTTGAGGAAGATAAGGGACAACTGCACCAATTACCCCCACTTGCTCACCATTAACATCAATAACAGTACTCTCTGTTAAGCTATTGGGTAAAGGAGCTTCACCAGATTCTACTACTAAATTTTTCAAGTTAGAGCTATCAGTAGAGTAGTCTAAGTTAGTAGCTAAGTAGGGGAATAATGCACCAAGATAACCCGTTTCTGGATCAATGCCAACTCCTTCAATTTCTGCATTGGGAGCTAACATATTATAGAAAGTGCTAGGGCCTGCGTCAAATTCATGATTACCGACGGCGGCGGCATCCCAACCCAATTCGTTTTGAATTAAGATGTCTGCAATGCCTTGTTGTCCATAAATATCAAGACTAGCATTAAAGAAAGGGCCAGCAATGAATAAGTCACCAGAAGTGAGTTTAAGGGTATTCTCATAGTTCGCATCTAAGGCATTCATCACCGCAGAAAAGCCGATGGCATCTTGTAAAGCGGGGATACCAGCTTCTTGATCCGATGCGTGAAGTAGTTGTAAGGTAAAGTTTTTATCAGTATTTTCAAAAAATGCTAATTGTCCACCTTGGACTAATCCTTCTCTTTCAATCACGCCATCTTGGAGAGAATGAGCTTGAACATCAAACAGGAATAAAGAACCGGGGGTTTCATCAAATAAACTGGAAACATCAATGATACCTGAAGATTCCCAGTTACCAATATCGTCAGGACTACCATCGGTTTGTCCTTCGGGTACAGCAGTTCGATCGATCTGGGCAACACGAGTAAGAATACCTGTTTCGGGGCTAAGTTCCCAGATGGAGGCTTCTTCCCCTGAAGTTAAACCAAATTCGCCGAAAGAGCGATCTTCTTGAATATAGATTAAGCCATTGGTTGCCCATTCTAGGTTATCCGGGCTACGCAACCCAAAATCAGGACTCTCAAATTGACCATTTCCTGCGTCATCACCATCATAGAAAATATCAGCTTGAGCAGTAATGTTATTCAAGTCGGCAAAGTCCACATCAATTTGATAAGTTGTACCCCAACTATCTTCCGGGAATAAACTATCCCGTCCAGTGGATGCTAACACAGCGATCGTACCATCTTGAGGATTAGTAGCAAGATCTTCAGGGCGAGAAAACTTGAATGCTCCCACTGCTTCGGCTAAAGCATCTTGTTTTTCTTGAGTGGCAAAACCTTGGGAATCATAACCCTCTGTGTTTGCTAACTCAGGACGATAAAAATCAATTTCGACAAAACTGCCTGATCGACCTTCTTTAGTACCATTGAACTGACTAGGATCAATATCTCCATTATCAGTCGTCCAAACGTAGAGTTTGCCTTGAGCTAAACCATTGCGAACAAGAATATCTGGTCCTTCACCTTGTCCTTTTTCCCCTACATAAAGTAATAAAGGCGCACCACCTCGATCGTCTCCAATTAATAAGGCTACTTTGTCCGTTGTACCAGTATCTAATTGAGTAACACTTTCCCATGCGGCACGTCCCATCCAAGGCACAGCATAAAGGGTATTACTTTCAGGATCTAAAACAAATTCTGTACCGCCATCGGTTTCTTCCCCAGTGAAAAATAAACCATCCACTAAACCACGATTATCACCAAATTGATTAGCAATAATGTATTGAGCAGAACAAAGGCGATCGAGTCCCATAAAATCAAGATCACTGGCTTCGTCCACCACTTCACCCGCACGGTTAATAATGGTATCGTAGGCTAATCCAGCTCCTTCTAGTTCACGAGTATCCTTGTTGATGTCAAAGAAACTAACTCGCCCTCCTGTCAATTGAGTACCATTAGCGAGGGTATAGGCATAACCAGCATCACTACTCAATTCATGGTTAGCTAATACTCGAACAGTGTCATCATCGAGAGCAAATGCACCTAAACCATCGAGAATACCGGGAGGTACATAATATTCGCCATTACCATTAGCCACAATTTCACCAACAGTAAAAACTGGCTCTACCTCAAATGTTTCCAAGCCTTGCACTTGTGCTGGTTGATTAGGAGGAGTAAATCCTGCATCGAGTTCAAAAACATTGGTGGTGTTACTTACTTCGTTGCTTACTACTAATAAGGGTTTACCATTGGGGCTATCTTGTGCAGAAATAAAGATTAATCCTTCAGGACCAGAATCCGTTAAATTAGTTTCAGGGTCTTGTTCAAAGTCACGGGTGTTGATATATTGGACAAATTCGGGAGTTTCAGGGTTGGTAACGTTATAAACCATTACCCCACCGATGCGCTCTAAACCAACAAAAGCATAGGTTTCACCATAAATTGTACCAACTGTTACCCCTTCTGGTTCAGGCCCTTTGTTGTCGCTACGGTTGTCGAAGTCGTTATTGGAGTTACTAGCGTTGAAGTAGTCAGGGAAGGCTTGAGCGGTGATACGTTCAAAATCGTCGCCACTGTCAAAAACTAAGTTACCTTCGCTATCCCAAATAGTAAACGATCGAGTTCCAAAGGCATAAAGTTCATCGTAGGCGATTTCACCGATAATTTGCCCTCGAATTTCACCCCCGGGGTTGCCAGTAGTATGAAGGTTAAAGTAATATTCGGTGTCTTCTCCTTGGGCAGTTTTTTCGATGGTATTTTCTTGCCAAGTACTGGTTAAATTGGCTGTACCATCTTCATCGATGGTGATAACGGTGTCAGCATCTTCTAAAATATCCCATACAACGCCGCCATTTGCACCTCGGAAGGCTTCGTGAATGTGTAAGAGGGTGACATCATCAGCAGTGGATTCAGTAAGGGGGTTGCCTGTTAAAGCACCAAAATCAAGCCCAGTTACTTCTAGCTCAACTTGTAAAAATCCATTGTTATCAACCCATGCTAAAGCCTCTCCTTCTGCTTCTGTGGTGACAGGAGGCACTTCTTGACTACCATCTAA from Geminocystis sp. NIES-3709 encodes the following:
- a CDS encoding choice-of-anchor I domain-containing protein; protein product: MDINLSLIGRYASENGAEIPAFDAISEQLFVVAGDVVEILNLSDTNNITKIGDLPLNTQAVGDGFALIPNSVAVGKQGTVSEGIIAVALAIVESATGNHQRGEVQFFDASTGEFLGKQTVGFLPDMVTFSPDGTRVLSANEGEPNEDYSFDPEGSVSIIDLSSGVANATVQEATFTAFNSQIDQLRSEGVRIFGPNATVAQDVEPEYIAFSGDGTKAWVTLQENNAIAIVDIATATVESIQPLGFKDHSVNSSTLETYEIDNLPSIGTTIGNQEILLGGFSGLFFEGKTADGKLKYITHTDRGPNGEPTGSNRPFLLPDFSPEIVRLELDQATGEITITERVSIKQADGTPITGLPNISIPDGTGNTPYNDEIPVDLNNEVITPLDAVGADLEGIVMAEDGTFWMVDEYRPAIYHFNTDGTLIDRFVPEGTGVAGGGSAGDFGIETLPAVIAQRRQNRGFEAVALDSDNNKLYAFVQSPIRNPDTLSNGTLNGLNNIRIVEFDLTTQTTTAEYLYRLDNPDLGTEGNSRADKIGDAVYIGNGEFLVVERDDDAIDSDPSANIEKKVYRFSLDGATNITNQSAPIDLGDGVFKTVDEMTPEELASQGINLINKNLYVDLNQVGYNTVEKVEGLAYMGDNSIAVINDNDFRVAGITLNGDGTFTLNDDYTPEPVTLGIIQVQSNGLDASDRDDAINIVNHPVLGMYLPDAIASYTVNGETYYVTANEGDARLRPTGDDVFPDLEEGDLYNEESGVDDLILDPVAFPNFRELQEDENLGRLNVTNTLGQSDRAVFVSELDGSQEVPPVTTEAEGEALAWVDNNGFLQVELEVTGLDFGALTGNPLTESTADDVTLLHIHEAFRGANGGVVWDILEDADTVITIDEDGTANLTSTWQENTIEKTAQGEDTEYYFNLHTTGNPGGEIRGQIIGEIAYDELYAFGTRSFTIWDSEGNLVFDSGDDFERITAQAFPDYFNASNSNNDFDNRSDNKGPEPEGVTVGTIYGETYAFVGLERIGGVMVYNVTNPETPEFVQYINTRDFEQDPETNLTDSGPEGLIFISAQDSPNGKPLLVVSNEVSNTTNVFELDAGFTPPNQPAQVQGLETFEVEPVFTVGEIVANGNGEYYVPPGILDGLGAFALDDDTVRVLANHELSSDAGYAYTLANGTQLTGGRVSFFDINKDTRELEGAGLAYDTIINRAGEVVDEASDLDFMGLDRLCSAQYIIANQFGDNRGLVDGLFFTGEETDGGTEFVLDPESNTLYAVPWMGRAAWESVTQLDTGTTDKVALLIGDDRGGAPLLLYVGEKGQGEGPDILVRNGLAQGKLYVWTTDNGDIDPSQFNGTKEGRSGSFVEIDFYRPELANTEGYDSQGFATQEKQDALAEAVGAFKFSRPEDLATNPQDGTIAVLASTGRDSLFPEDSWGTTYQIDVDFADLNNITAQADIFYDGDDAGNGQFESPDFGLRSPDNLEWATNGLIYIQEDRSFGEFGLTSGEEASIWELSPETGILTRVAQIDRTAVPEGQTDGSPDDIGNWESSGIIDVSSLFDETPGSLFLFDVQAHSLQDGVIEREGLVQGGQLAFFENTDKNFTLQLLHASDQEAGIPALQDAIGFSAVMNALDANYENTLKLTSGDLFIAGPFFNASLDIYGQQGIADILIQNELGWDAAAVGNHEFDAGPSTFYNMLAPNAEIEGVGIDPETGYLGALFPYLATNLDYSTDSSNLKNLVVESGEAPLPNSLTESTVIDVNGEQVGVIGAVVPYLPQIANIGGITMLTDPNSRDIEVNAQLLADNIQPFVDELISQGINKIVLMTHLQQFEIEQALATKLTGVDIIMGGGSHRVMANTDDPLREDETQTPPELLQPYPQVFQDADGNDVYLINTGANYRYLGQLIVEFDPNGQIIEIGDDSGTFATDIEGVDRLYEEDITTFEQVKEVANPEVVAVVDNVGDFINSKDGTIFGNTEVWLNGFRSSVRTEETNLGNLTADANLWYAEQYDFDIDISVKNGGGIRDQIGVSFIDGGTNELVQLPPQANLAVGKEEGDVSQLDIENSLRFNNILSVADISAQGIKDLAEHFVAQWAEGATPGQFGQIGGFSFSFDPDNTAIEFIRDDNGLATGVEVAGERIQNLVLNREDGTKEVIFSDGEFKVDPNATYKMVILDFLATGGDGYPAFYFENVVRLDTLTPEGLPNNSNLPIAGEQDALAEYLAEFHPTAQEAFNEADTPISEDTRIQNLNFRDDTILDDTDPLLNDQIYRFRTGNGTYLYVGAEERQSILQSNFGFVEEGEAFKASFEDDDELTPIYRFRNTNLTGSYLYVGEEERQNLLNNNNFGFVQEGLAFYTYGADAQQGEDIYRFSTVPGGYILVGNEERQSIVQNYSSFTQEGIAFEALA